The Macadamia integrifolia cultivar HAES 741 chromosome 3, SCU_Mint_v3, whole genome shotgun sequence genome segment TCTTTCTGACCCCCAGCCCCCCTGTGCATAATCTCTCCCCGAACTCTTTCTCCTACCTCTCCATATCTTTACTGATCTCTTCCCTCCCTACCCTCAACCATGGTGTGGTATTTGCTCGTATTTTGTGGAaaccccttttttgtttctgcACTAAATAGCATTAAATAACTTGATAATGGCATGCAGGATTATTTCCTATATGGAAACTGCTGATTTATCTGATAGGAATCACTTCATTGCAGCTTTCTTCGgttaatgaagaaagagagaggctAAGAAAGGATGCTTATGCATTGAAGAAGCATGCGGAAGCAGAAGGGGGATCAACTAATGAGACTCCAGTGCAGGTCATTAAATTCCATTGCCCTTAAACTATGACTTTTATGATGATTTGTGATTGTTATTTTGGTTTAAAAAGCACAGGAACTGGAGGCATCTCTTGCTAAAAAGGAACAAGCTATTCAAGCATTGGAGCATGAGTTAAATGAACAAAAGGAAACGATAAATCATCAGCACAATGAAATTAAGTTGCTGACTGAGAGGCTGAGTgatgaaacaagaaaaataaagtcaCTGGAGAGGGAGGGGGATCGTTTTCGTTCTGAGATTGCTATACTGGAATCCAAGGTGTGTTTACAAAGCTAAAATAGTCTGTATACGTCTATACCACAAGGCGTTGTTctcaaaatgaaataatttgtttatatCTTGATGTCTTTCTTAAGGCATACTAATACTGCATTTATATCTCATTTTATCCTTAGCACATTAGGTCTGAAATATGCAAGGTAGATTCCCCCCAGTTTCTTAATATTAGTACTTCTAAGAAAACTTTTTCATACACTGGATGTACTGTAAAGCTTTCCATGATGTTAATCTTATTGGTCATGTTCTTaacattttcaatatttttcataaaaagaagaaagacaaaattgTGAAGCTGTATAGAAATATTGAAAGACAAAATTGTGAAGCTGTTGAATCTGTGTTCATTTCCATGTTTAATAGGCTCACCTTATATTATATGTGATGTTTCTTGGCTAGAGgatacaactcaactcaactcaactcaactatcccaactaaatggggttggctgcaTGGATTATCTTTCTCCAATAAGCTCTGTAcaaagccatacttgttactagtcctaagctatgcatgtctttcctcactgtTAAAGATATATACCGTGGGGTGTTTGATGTGTACCACGATACGGGAGTGTCCATATCATGGGAGTCTAGCTGTAATAGTTGGTCAGGATTTCTATGCTTTATTTCCTTCCTAGTTAGAAGCTTAGAACAGGATATTTCTTAAtctctttcctattttgattAGGACCATTAGGTTACTATTTTAGTCCTTTACTCTATCGCTAGGACTTAGATAGTCTTTGCTCTCTTGTACTactgatttatatatatatatatatatatattaaatcttTTGGAAAGGTTGCTCAATTGTAACCTAgtggttgtgggttcaagtcggggtaaggctgcatacattatgatctTCCCCATTCCTCATAGTGGTGGGAGcatcgtgcactgggtacgatCTATACAATAGGAGGGAGGGAGCTTCCATCAGTTGTTAGGCTTTCTAacaatcttctctctctccttttgcaATTACTAGATACAGGTTTTGGGTTTGTCGCACTCACCATTTCTCCTCGAGTCATTTTATGCCTACGttggctcttttagttccttcaatctgaattaaATAAGCCCCCCATACTGGAGCATTGAAGGCCTTCGTTGCACATGTCTGTGCCATCGTAAATGACTTTCTCGCAACTTACATGTATTGGGGTTACCCCAAGAATCGTTTCTGAAGTTGTTCGATACTATGTGCCTTGTTTGCTGTCGATGATTTATTTGCTGCTATTTGCTATCGATAGTTGAGGGGTACTGATTTACTGCCGAAAGATTCGTTGAGGAGTATCGATTTTTTGCTTAAATTCCAGTTTACATGGTATCGTTTGCTGCTTCTTGCTTCTCGATTGCTGTTATGCTTTTGATTGCTGATTCCTAGTTGATTTCCTGCTCGTTTGGTCTATCCTTTGGACTGTTGTGCTGATGCCATAACTGAGTTGCAGGGTTTATTTCTTTAATCTTTGAAATCTATTTGGAGTTATACTTTTCGGAATCAGCAGGGTGGCGTGAAATGACCCAacgcctgaaatttcaggtagAATGCTGCCCTGGTGAGCGAGATTTTTCTCTTCCCATGGATCTCTGGTTTTCTGCCCTCGTAGTCGATCagtagggaagaagatgatattCCTTCCCCCtttatttcttgattttctatttattaACCTTGTTTTCCTTATCTCTTATTTTGGTTTCCACATACGTCCCTTCTTTTATCTCTTATTCCCTATTTTCACATAATTTATTTTGCTTCCTATATATTACACACTTTCCCATTCCTTTGTTTCTCCTGAGTTGAAGCTTCAATAAATTACGATACTGCCAGTCTGCCACTCCTTTGAAGATTCTGTTATTACAACATTGCCATCCTCCATTACAAATTGGTCTATTTAGAGGTTGGGTTGGCCTTTAAGTGATCCAAGTCGGGTTTTGGATACCTAGATTGCATTATTTGATATATTTGCTTGGGTGCTTAAATAAGTGTGGCTAgaatttacaaaattgccattgTATTGCTATGGTGGGCCCTTGATCTCATCAGTTTGGGGTTGCAATTTTTGAAGCTTGGTACTTGGATGGGGGTTATTTGCTACTATGAGTGAGTCATTGGTTGCTACTATGAGTGAGTGATTGGAGATTATATACGGCTGCTCTTGATTATGGGATTTCTGTGATGCTCATCCCTCGTGATGCTGATTATTGTTGTCATAGGTTGGTGGAATATTCTTTATTGCATCCTATGCTTTATTTGTCCACGTGTAATGTTATGGGGAGATTGGAGATCTGTATCTATTCAAGTCATCAGTTGAAGATTATTAGTATTTATATGTTCGTGTCATctacttgtgtcctcaacaacaattttatcttttgaataTGGTTATATGTGGTATTTTGCAACAAAGCAACAAGATTTTATCAGTGGTCCACCACAACCTGATGCTGTTATTTGGTTCACATCAACCTTATGCTATCTGGTTCACTAAAACCTTATATTGAGTGGTTCACAATAACCTTATGttgcaatcttattttatttgaggCCTCTGTTTGGGGCTCAGGAATGAATTTGATCTTTACTATTCAGATCTCTAATCATGTGATTTTTTGCTAATCATATGAATGTATGATCATATCATTGTTACCCTGTTGTTGGAGTGCTTCCTTGGGAAGGGATTATGATGTAGCTGTTGGATACTGTACAAttgtttctctttatttttttagcaGATTATTACTTACATGCcttcttttatttgtctttcaCAGTTAAGTCAGGGTGATTATTCTTCTGCAAGCACAAAAGTTCTGCGGATGGTCAATACCTTGGCTGTCGATGGTGAGGCTAAACATACTATTGAAGCACTACGAACTGAATTGcagaaaacaaaggaaaagtTACAAGCTGTTGAAGAATTGAAAGGACAGTCAGGTAATATGCATTTTTATGATATTTCTTTTAGTGAGGGGTTAcctctttctttatttgtgCATGGTGTTCATGGCCCCCTACTTGGGTGGAGCTTGGTCATGGTTAAAATTAGCATGATGCTATTTTCTGGTAGGACTGTAGAAAACAGAAATATcttaaggaaagagaaaagaaaggacaaACTCTTAGAGGTGTGATAACATAAAGTCTTAAAGCTAGAATATAAGCTTATCTTGGTAACTTGGTATGTAATTTCTTACACAATGTTTTTAGGGATGTGTTAGGACTAGTGGGCTATTGTTTATTTGTGCAGTAAATCTTAGTCTTGCATGTATCATAATATATTCCAAGAATTTGatcatcttaattttttttattgtgagCAATAGGTATTTTGACCATTTTAAATCATCAATTTTGGTTATCTACTTTTGTACTAGTTCTTGGTGTGCTTTGGTGTTCATTCTACCATTTCGTAAAGTTTCATCTTCAGTTTCACCATTGCTGTAAATTTCCATGCATTTCCATGGTTTTTAGAGGATCTTCATGGACTTAAATGAACTTCTATGTGATCctcacacaatttttttttatttgcatcaTTTCATTGGAACTGAAATGGTAAGCCACGTAGATGCCTTTAAAGATGTCTAAGATCTAAATATCCCTTTTCAAAATATGACCTTGAATTGTTTCTgagttattttcatttttgactaCATATTTGCAAATTTTTAATTTAGAAATGTTTGATTATCCATTTTCTAACACAATTCCTGGTGCACATATTCATGTGTGGTTAAATTGTTATGCATAAGGAATGTGCTTTCCTCATACTTgttatttttaagtttttagCAGATGCTGGAAATTTTATTGATTCCCAAATATCTGACAAGCTTGCACAACTCAAAGGGCAAATTGCAACTCTGGAGAAACGTGAAGAGAGGTAAatgttaaattttatttgaaattgaatgtgttttcttttttatagtaCATCATTGTTATATTGTTGATGTCCTGACTGTATAAATGAAACAGATACAAGACCGTATTTGCTGAGAAAATTTCTGTTTTCCGAAGGGCTTGTTGTTCACTTTTTGGTTACAAGGTATGAGTTGGATAGTTAATGTCTTGATTTAACAGTATCATATAATCTATTTTCTCATGCTTCAAGGTCCATTGTCATAAATTCATGGACtacatgaaattgaaattttttgcttTTCATCTTTATATTGGACAGTATTCTGCAAATTCTTTTGCAGACTGGGTAATGCTTCCCTATagtggtttcaagtttcaacagaTAGTATACAGCAAGCATACCTGCTGTACATTGAAGAGGAAATAACCATATAGGGCCTAGAGTTGCTCCTTAATCTGAACATAAGCATATTCTTTTTTCAGGCCATGGATTGTGATCTCTGATATGGAACCCCGGGCTTGGGAGAAAGTATTCAGTTTACATGTGGGCTGACCTGGGCAGTGGGTTCTATGAACTCCACTGTTCTTTGGGAGAGATTATTCAAATTTCATTCCTTATAAGTGATCTTatgaaaattgaagaaagaaatataGTTCAGGTGTGGATGGGGAGAATTTACTATAGGATAAGCTTCCTAAGTTGTGGGCCATGAACACTGGTTGAGGAGAAATAAGAAAGTGGATTGTGTACCAGATAGAAAGGTCCCCTATCCAATGGGATGCTCAAATTGGTCATATTACCCCATTATCTTCCATATGTCTCTAATTGAAGAGGCCAATTGAAAAGAAATAATATTTTACTATCAATCAATGCTCCTATATTCAATTGCATCCCATGCACATGTATATTTTATACTTCAGGTgtgaaaggggggggggaaattttcccttcttcctaCTGCCATGTATATCATGTCAtacatatatataagaaaaaaataaacttttttttttcttttttttggggtgggggggattGAAAATGCCCCTCCTTTGTCCACTATTCATATTTTCCCCACATGACCAATCCTGACCTAGACTTGgaagtttctttttctgtttttgatgTTTCTCTTTTGTCAGTAGGCTTTAGTTTGTTTTGATGTAAGATGATAGGAAGTAAAATAAAGTAGAGGAGGTATTTTATTTCTACTATATTTCGTAGTCCTTGGCGAATAAATGAATTCTATAATTAAAAATTTagattccttttttcttttattccctcCCATTTACATTGAGACAAATAAGCCTTACCTACAAAACATGGTATGAGTTTTCATGTCGCTAagatacttttttcttttacaacTTTATGATATGCTTTAATTCTTGTAATGTTACAGTTAGTATAAATCTTTAGTATTACGACCTGTCCAGTTCGGAATCTTTGGATGGCATCAATTTAAAACCAATCTGGAATTTAAACCAGTTTGGTCATTATCAACCTGTTTTGGCCCATTGGTATGAACTGATCCCTAAAAATGGGCTGACCTGGACTAGAAAAATTGACTGGGTTGGTTGGTTGCTTAGAAATCCAACCTCTATGAGTGGCTCATGGAATCAGCCTATTCCAGTTAATGCATTAGAAAGATATTGGCAGTTATTACCTGGAACATGTTTATTGAATAGTCTCATATACATTGCTTTTTAGTATCTGGATTTGCTTTGGACCTATTGAAGTTGTCTTCTGGTTTAATGTTCCCTctgttctcttctttctctaatAAATTTTCTTCTGTTGTTGATAAAATGAACCATTTATTTCTCACATAtgtaaaaaatatttggcaGATAGTAATGGATGATCACCAACGTCCTAATGGAATTCCAGTGACACGGTTTACTCTCCAATCTATTTATGCCCAGAATGATGACGAGAAGCTCGAATTTGAATATGAATCAGGAAACACAAATATTTTGGTAAGTTATTCTTCGAGTAGAGCTCCTGAAGTTATGGCCAATGTTTTATTGAAACAGAGTTGAATctaacttttttatttattttttaggaaaatGATTATGCTTCTCAAACTGAGATAGCGCAACAGGTATGAATTctaattaattttgaaaaatgttgtCTGTAGCCTCCTGAACTAGTTCAAATCATAGACTATtgttcaaatccaaaaataaaatgaatagatgataaaatataaaaagtagCGCAATGCTGTTATGTTGGGCCTAATGCAATGTGAGCCTGATTTTGGGGCTCTTGGAGTGATGATGTGGAATCTGAACTGTTGGATTGACAGTGCACCTTGGACTGGGCACGTCAAATTAGGTGGTCCAACAAATATGAGGCCAATCTTGTATCAGACTTTCACCCTTGTATTTCAGTCATGAAAACCATCTTGTTTAACTAACTTGTTACCTTACTTTTTTCCATGTGGCAAATGCCATTTGCTTGAAAATTGATAGGTGGACAGAGGGGCTGTCCTGCCTGTGTACCAAATTTTATTGTGCCACTCAAAACTGCTGCATGGCAGTAATGAACTATGCCCCAACATTGGCAGGGTGACCTTATTTTACTTTTTGGGGTGGGTTGCCTCTGTTTTTCCAGTTGGCTATGTCGCCACATGCATTTTTTTGTGTTCAAACTTGATGGACATGATGTTCATGTTATCATTTGGTCCTTATGTTGATTTTAAGTCTCATCTGAAATCCCATCTGTCAGAATAGTGTTGGAAATTGTTTGAAAAAGTCAAGTCTAGATATAGATTGTCGAATTCATAGTTGTTAAGGTGCTACCTTGTCGACAAGCCATTTTTCCAACACCTGTGCATGTAAACGCTAGGTTGTTTGCATGccttatttattaattaaaaaaaattgatgcctTTTCTAGCATTTTGATTGGGTGGTGTACGCAATGTAGATACACCTCCATACATTATATCATTCATATGTgtcaaaaaaaaagggtaagtATTTCCTTTGGGGGAGTATGGTTCCTGCACGTGCGTGAGTGCCAATGGGAGTGCACGAGGAAGCAACCATAGAAGAGTCATTTTCACTTTCATGGGGGCGGGCTAGTCATTCCCCACCGTGTCTGGGCGTAGGGGCCACACACCCCCACAGAAAAAATTGCGATCATGCTGACACCGACATCGACTGAATCCCTCCTACTTCTGGATTCTCAGGTAGCTTTATCTGATGGCACCCAGCAATCTCACACTGAAATCCTTTCTCGCCTAAATCGTCCCTCTCTATGCCATCTATATGCCATCTCCCTGAAACCTAGAAAAGAATAAGAGACTGCAGTGACCGTCTGACGACCATCGCCGCCACTGCcggaaggaagaggagagataAAAAAGATTTTCGTACCTGTCACTCAATCGTTGGACTGTCACCGAGTTGCAAAGGCTAGGGTGATGGACTCAAACTTTGTCAAGGCAAGGCGAAGGCTTTGGCTGTTTCTATAAAAGAGTATTCATTTTGCACTTTAATCATTGTATTTGTATATGTTAAGGATATAAGTATTCAATTTTATACATAAGTccctaaaaactaaaactaagatcagaaatataaatttttacacTTAAACCCTTCACTTCACATGACAAGCCTAGTTGATGCCTAGGCGACAAGGGGCCATGTCACCACCTTGGGTTGTCTTGTTTCCGTGAAAATTATggttgaattgaatgaagatggGATGACTTTCCCTGGGATTCTATAtatgtttcaaaaaataaaaattaaaaacaatgtTGACAGAAAATTGGGTTTTCTGTAAAAAATCGTTGTTCATGCAATCCTGTCATAAAATTCAGTttcattgaaacaaaaatattttcaacatTTTGTTTAATACTTCTCTCCCAACCACATGAGTCTAAAGGAAAAGGAGGAATGAAAAATGCAAGCATAAGAATTGAACAATTGGCAGAACTAATTTCCTATGAAGCATTCTTTTGGGTTGAAAGGTTCTCATGATTCTGTTTGTGATACTGGTAAATGGTTTGTGAAACATTTGTATGTGTGATCATTTTGTTGCTCAATTAATGTCCCTAGGCCATTTGAAGCTTTAGTCTAGTTTGTCCTTAAGTATCCCATTTGGTCCTGTACCTTTCTGATTCATTGCGAAGCAAAATTGACAATTTTTCTATTCATCTTGCAGATTGCGATATTCATACGGAAGATGAACTCAATTCCTGCATTTACTGCCAATTTAACGGTGGAGTCCTTCAACAGGCAGACGCTTTCCTAAAGCTCATGTACTATCATCATCAGGCCAAAAGCAGGccttgtaagttgtaactatttttgtttttcccatTCCGAGTAGAAAAGGTGATAGCACATATGCTATTTGGTTCAGGTTTGGCTGAAATTATTAACCATGGCATGCATGCTCCATTTGACTTATTCTCAATAGCTTATGTTCTTCATGTTTTGATATGCTGAGCAAGACCAAGTagttttggttggtttgtatGCACGGATTAGGTTCAAAAGGTGAGGTTCTGTGAGTTCTGGTGAATATATTCTTGGCCTGGGTTTGGTTGATGCTTATGTTCATATCTCCAGACATATAATACTCTGACCATTCTGTTGAGATTATAATATATAAGGTAATGGTCCTAAAGTAATACAGAAGAAAGGTgccatgttctctctctctctctctctctctctattgggTTAACATGGGTTTGTACTTTGTTTCGCGTTGCTTGCGCAATGCTTTTTGTTGAGTTCCTCTACCTGCGTGTTGTCAAATTCTTGTAAAATTGTTATACTCACCTCATTTAAGAATTGTGCATTGTAAAATTGTCAAAATGGGCTGAACCCAACGAACCAGACTAGATCTGTCCGATTAAACAAGGGACTGAACTGACCATTTGATTACTGGGCCAATTTTGGTCTCAGCAATTTTATAATTCTGGATAGTC includes the following:
- the LOC122074165 gene encoding mitotic spindle checkpoint protein MAD1 produces the protein MESEEIVDQVTKDINAVPVVDHHEFVLPHDFSDLNTLPQLHILDFVRDADNCCEVVKSIVKSVTRITTSCLHQKNEENRLLNFSSSSGEVNHADTNVLVKHLQEELRSYESEVQEARKLKSSLENNELLRVKFLEEKARRDRAESDLLKLQEVQQNAKKLEDELTSWKLAINDIPGVLCPDDLPIKFSGLQKEVLESMMKLGEVNARLKQMEVALEVTEHGRQQAETEAALLKRKAEESVSEVRRLELILSSVNEERERLRKDAYALKKHAEAEGGSTNETPVQELEASLAKKEQAIQALEHELNEQKETINHQHNEIKLLTERLSDETRKIKSLEREGDRFRSEIAILESKLSQGDYSSASTKVLRMVNTLAVDGEAKHTIEALRTELQKTKEKLQAVEELKGQSDAGNFIDSQISDKLAQLKGQIATLEKREERYKTVFAEKISVFRRACCSLFGYKIVMDDHQRPNGIPVTRFTLQSIYAQNDDEKLEFEYESGNTNILENDYASQTEIAQQIAIFIRKMNSIPAFTANLTVESFNRQTLS